Proteins from one Mucilaginibacter jinjuensis genomic window:
- a CDS encoding sugar porter family MFS transporter has protein sequence MQKATYKQTYVLGISFISALGGYLFGFDFAVISGALPFLRKQFELSAAWEGFLTGSLALGCIVGCLFAGRIGERYGRRPGLMMAASIFAVSSIAIALSSALPVFVAMRFMAGIGVGMASMLCPMYIAEVSPAEVRGRNVAINQLTVVIGILITNLVNYYLADKGVNAWRWMFGLGAIPSLVFLFGVIWLPESPRWLIKAGQMEKARLILNKIGSAEFAGQTKSDIVKSLSGATHVNLRAVFDKSVRPAVVIGIVLAIFQQLCGINVVFNYTSTIFQSVGANLDHQLFETVVIGLVNLIFTLLAMWLVDRLGRRPLMLIGAIGLAVLYLILAFLLQTHAATILISVAVMAAISIYALSLAPVTWVLISEIFPNRIRGAASMVAIVSLWGAYFVLVFTFPILAKYLGTYGPFYLYAAICLLGFFFIKARVNETKGQTLEELEENLFSH, from the coding sequence ATGCAGAAAGCAACATATAAACAAACGTACGTTCTGGGTATATCCTTTATATCCGCTTTGGGCGGCTATTTATTCGGGTTCGACTTTGCGGTCATTTCCGGGGCTTTACCATTTCTTCGCAAACAATTTGAACTTAGTGCAGCCTGGGAGGGGTTTTTAACGGGTTCCCTTGCGCTCGGTTGTATTGTGGGCTGCCTGTTTGCCGGGCGAATTGGTGAGCGATATGGACGCCGCCCAGGCCTGATGATGGCAGCATCTATTTTTGCTGTCTCATCTATTGCCATCGCACTTTCATCTGCACTGCCGGTATTTGTGGCCATGCGCTTTATGGCCGGCATTGGTGTGGGTATGGCTTCCATGCTTTGCCCAATGTATATTGCCGAAGTTTCACCAGCTGAGGTAAGGGGACGTAATGTTGCCATTAATCAGCTAACTGTGGTTATCGGGATATTAATTACCAATCTGGTTAATTATTACCTGGCTGATAAAGGTGTTAACGCTTGGCGATGGATGTTTGGATTGGGAGCCATACCATCTTTAGTGTTTTTATTTGGTGTAATCTGGTTGCCCGAAAGCCCCAGATGGCTAATTAAAGCAGGCCAAATGGAAAAAGCACGATTGATCCTGAACAAGATCGGCTCAGCAGAATTTGCCGGGCAAACCAAAAGCGATATCGTCAAATCTTTAAGCGGCGCTACTCATGTAAATCTAAGAGCCGTGTTTGATAAATCGGTGCGCCCGGCTGTCGTTATTGGTATCGTATTGGCTATTTTTCAGCAGTTATGTGGTATCAACGTCGTTTTTAATTATACCTCTACTATTTTTCAATCAGTAGGTGCAAATCTCGATCACCAATTGTTTGAAACAGTAGTTATAGGATTAGTGAACCTGATATTTACACTCTTGGCCATGTGGCTGGTAGATCGTCTGGGCCGGCGTCCGTTAATGTTAATTGGGGCAATTGGCCTTGCCGTGTTGTATTTAATATTGGCATTTCTGCTGCAAACACATGCAGCTACAATTTTGATATCTGTTGCAGTTATGGCGGCTATTAGCATCTATGCCCTGTCGCTGGCCCCGGTTACCTGGGTGCTTATTTCCGAAATATTTCCTAACCGGATACGCGGGGCTGCTTCTATGGTGGCAATAGTTTCGCTTTGGGGGGCATACTTTGTGTTGGTATTTACGTTTCCAATCCTGGCAAAATACCTAGGTACCTACGGCCCGTTCTATTTGTACGCGGCCATTTGCTTGCTCGGCTTTTTCTTTATCAAAGCAAGAGTGAATGAAACCAAGGGGCAGACATTAGAGGAATTGGAAGAAAACTTATTCAGTCACTAA
- a CDS encoding discoidin domain-containing protein: MLKTNSLPGKFLLFFLLNVFLTVSVFAQSDTISLASSKKQVWYVKAEAEVNKNPSDPSLIVQNWIPAVVPGTVFTSYVNAGIEKDPNFGDNIYKVDRAKYDRNFWYRTEIKIPATYAQKRIWLNFIGVNRRADVYLNGELLGTMDGFMIRGKFDVTTIAKKEGKNILTVLVYPPLQPLANVGSPNYVSSAGWDWMPYVPGLNSGITDKVYLSCSGDLTMQDPWIRAELPTNARADLSIALQVKNNTNQNIDGVLQGEIMPGNIKFSQKVHVNHGNLSDIKLTKRDFEQLMINSPKLWWPNGYGDPNLYDLHLRLLIDNNVSDEQDIKFGIKRYSYDTIGHVLHLAINGTPVFIKGGDWGMSEYMLRCHGAEYDTKIRLHKEMNFNMIRNWIGSTTDEEFYEACDKYGIMIWDEFWLNSNPNLPADINAFNANAVEKIKRFRNHPSIAIWCADNEGWPEPPLNNWLREDVRVFDAADRFYQPNSHAESLTGSGPWMAKDPRYYFTAYPTGLGGNKGWGLRTELGTAVFVNFESFKKFMPKDKQWPRNEMWNQHFFGPGAFNAGPDQYDQMISQGYGAPKDIEDYCRKAQFVNVESNKAMYEGWLDHMGEDASGIMTWMSQSAYPSMVWQTYDYYYDLTGAYFGAKKACEPVHIQWNPVSNAIKVVNTSRDDVSGLTATAEVYNLDGRLVKQYSKSMQLTSPSNSALEVFKMNFNADQFDLAKGKNMFASSAPDNDPANANDGNSGTRWASKSNDDEWIAVDLGKEEVVNGVGLNWEDAYGKTFKIEVSSDNSHWHQVYQTDEGRVGWQKVGFPEVSARYVRMHGIERGSWWGYSLYDFEVYQGDVASTGLSDVHFIKLKLTNEYGKLISDNLYWRGNKRKDYTALNTLKKVNLQLHYQTRKADGHTYVIADVTNPASSQSAAFGIRLMLTKASTGEQILPAIMSDNYFSLMNGENRKVEISFDSDLVAGDNIKLTAEPYNNHITK, encoded by the coding sequence ATGTTAAAAACCAATTCTTTGCCAGGTAAATTTTTACTATTCTTTTTACTAAATGTCTTTTTGACAGTTAGTGTTTTTGCACAGTCTGATACCATTAGCCTCGCCAGTTCAAAAAAGCAGGTGTGGTATGTAAAGGCCGAAGCCGAAGTCAATAAAAATCCATCTGATCCATCACTTATAGTTCAAAATTGGATACCAGCAGTTGTACCGGGTACTGTTTTTACCTCGTATGTTAATGCAGGTATAGAGAAAGACCCCAATTTTGGTGATAATATTTATAAAGTTGATCGTGCAAAATATGATCGTAATTTCTGGTACCGTACAGAAATTAAAATACCTGCCACTTACGCTCAGAAACGCATTTGGCTAAATTTTATCGGTGTAAACCGCCGTGCCGATGTGTATTTGAATGGCGAATTACTGGGCACGATGGATGGTTTCATGATTCGCGGTAAGTTTGACGTTACTACAATTGCGAAAAAAGAAGGTAAAAACATTTTAACCGTACTGGTTTATCCACCTTTACAACCGTTGGCCAATGTAGGCAGCCCCAATTATGTATCGAGTGCAGGTTGGGACTGGATGCCGTATGTGCCGGGGCTAAATTCTGGTATTACTGACAAGGTCTACCTAAGCTGCAGCGGTGACCTAACCATGCAAGACCCATGGATACGTGCCGAATTGCCAACAAATGCCAGGGCTGATTTATCAATCGCGTTACAGGTAAAAAACAACACAAACCAAAATATTGACGGGGTACTGCAGGGCGAAATTATGCCCGGCAATATTAAATTCTCACAAAAGGTACATGTTAACCACGGTAACCTTAGTGATATTAAATTGACCAAACGCGATTTTGAGCAATTAATGATTAATAGTCCAAAGCTTTGGTGGCCAAATGGTTATGGTGATCCAAATTTGTATGATCTGCATTTGAGATTATTGATTGATAATAATGTATCGGATGAGCAGGATATCAAATTCGGCATCAAACGCTATAGTTATGATACTATCGGGCATGTACTGCACCTGGCTATTAATGGTACCCCGGTTTTTATCAAAGGGGGCGATTGGGGGATGTCTGAATACATGCTTCGCTGCCATGGTGCCGAATATGACACCAAGATTCGCCTGCATAAGGAAATGAACTTTAACATGATCCGCAATTGGATAGGCTCTACCACTGATGAGGAATTCTATGAAGCTTGCGACAAATACGGTATCATGATATGGGATGAGTTCTGGCTTAATTCAAACCCTAATTTACCTGCCGATATTAATGCTTTTAATGCCAACGCTGTTGAGAAAATTAAACGTTTCAGAAACCACCCATCAATAGCTATATGGTGTGCTGATAATGAAGGCTGGCCCGAACCGCCATTAAACAATTGGTTAAGAGAAGATGTACGAGTTTTTGATGCCGCCGACAGGTTTTATCAGCCAAACTCCCATGCTGAAAGCTTGACTGGCTCTGGCCCATGGATGGCTAAAGATCCCCGTTATTACTTTACGGCCTACCCAACAGGTTTGGGTGGTAACAAAGGCTGGGGATTACGAACAGAGTTAGGCACAGCGGTATTCGTAAATTTTGAGAGCTTTAAGAAATTTATGCCGAAGGACAAACAATGGCCCCGTAATGAGATGTGGAACCAGCATTTCTTTGGTCCGGGCGCTTTTAATGCCGGCCCCGATCAGTATGATCAGATGATCTCGCAGGGTTATGGTGCACCGAAAGATATTGAAGACTATTGCCGCAAAGCCCAGTTTGTGAACGTAGAAAGTAACAAAGCCATGTACGAAGGCTGGCTTGACCACATGGGCGAGGATGCATCAGGTATTATGACCTGGATGAGCCAATCTGCGTATCCGTCAATGGTTTGGCAAACTTATGATTACTATTATGACTTGACAGGGGCTTACTTCGGTGCTAAAAAAGCCTGTGAGCCGGTGCATATTCAATGGAACCCGGTAAGTAATGCGATTAAGGTAGTAAACACTTCGCGTGACGATGTATCCGGCCTTACCGCAACTGCCGAGGTTTATAACCTGGATGGCCGATTAGTGAAGCAATACAGCAAATCAATGCAGCTTACGTCGCCATCTAACAGTGCCTTAGAAGTATTTAAAATGAATTTTAATGCCGATCAGTTTGATTTGGCGAAAGGGAAAAATATGTTTGCCTCATCGGCACCAGATAACGATCCGGCTAATGCTAATGATGGTAATAGCGGTACGCGTTGGGCAAGCAAATCTAACGACGATGAATGGATTGCTGTTGATCTGGGTAAAGAAGAAGTTGTAAATGGCGTAGGCTTAAATTGGGAAGATGCATACGGTAAAACTTTCAAAATTGAGGTTTCAAGTGATAATTCACATTGGCACCAGGTTTACCAAACCGACGAGGGTAGAGTAGGGTGGCAGAAAGTAGGCTTTCCTGAAGTATCGGCACGTTATGTTAGGATGCATGGCATTGAACGGGGCAGCTGGTGGGGTTATTCACTATATGATTTTGAAGTTTATCAGGGTGATGTTGCCAGTACGGGCTTAAGTGATGTACATTTTATCAAGCTAAAGCTAACCAATGAATATGGTAAGCTGATATCAGATAACCTTTACTGGCGTGGTAATAAGCGTAAGGATTATACAGCTTTAAACACTCTGAAAAAAGTTAATTTGCAACTGCATTATCAAACCAGAAAAGCGGATGGCCATACCTATGTCATCGCTGATGTTACTAATCCTGCTTCGTCTCAATCAGCTGCATTTGGCATTAGATTGATGCTGACAAAGGCCTCAACCGGCGAGCAGATCTTGCCGGCTATTATGAGCGATAACTATTTCTCGCTAATGAACGGAGAGAACCGAAAAGTGGAGATCTCATTTGATAGCGATCTGGTAGCAGGCGATAATATCAAATTAACAGCCGAACCCTACAATAATCATATTACTAAATAA
- a CDS encoding alpha-galactosidase — translation MNINKSFPGTILIAFSLCVNAATAQTIIPIQTANTAVVLQVTGQKDLNTIYLGKKLDNNADYNQLPAVYKEPNDYNVMFNSAYTPSGSRNLLEPAITVTHADGNNSLDLKYVSHATTKVSDDVSLLTVQLKDPIYNFEVTLYYKSYYKENVIEQWSVVRHQEKGSVVLQKFASANLNLKAHNYWLRQYHGDWAKEMRPEETQLTHGIKTLDSKLGTRANLFMPSVVMVSLDKPATEDEGQVLYGALEWSGNFRTDFEVDPKDNLRIISGINNYASPYQLKPNTDFTTPAFVYTFSDKGKGEASRNMQSWARNYKLLDGKGTRLTLLNNWESTYFDFNEQKLAGLLKDTKNLGVDLFLLDDGWFGNQYPRNDDHAGLGDWQENRKKLPNGIASIAKEAQNDGVKFGIWIEPEMVNPKSTLYSKHPDWVVKQANRDEYYFRNQLVLDLSNPQVQDFVYHVVDSLFIKDPALAYIKWDCNAVIYNAYSSHLKHDQSQFYVDYVRGLYNVLQRIRGKYPQVPMMLCSGGGGRVDYGALQYFTEYWPSDNTDPLERIFIQWEYSYFYPAIASANHVTDWGKQPLKYRVDAAMMGKMGFDIVIGKLGANDLKFCQDAVATYNQIRPIVWQGDQYRLSDPREESVASVMYVNTDKTSAIMFNYLVNNRYDEGSKGPILLKGLDPSKKYSVKEINLYPGSNSNVKSGQIFSGDFLMKIGFNPEVNSGSSSVIIQLNERK, via the coding sequence ATGAATATAAACAAGTCTTTCCCCGGAACCATTTTAATAGCGTTCTCACTGTGCGTCAATGCTGCCACCGCACAAACTATCATTCCGATACAAACAGCAAATACAGCAGTAGTATTACAGGTAACCGGGCAGAAAGACCTGAATACAATTTATCTGGGCAAAAAGCTGGATAACAATGCCGATTACAACCAGCTGCCGGCCGTATACAAAGAACCTAATGATTATAATGTAATGTTTAACTCGGCATATACACCGTCTGGTTCAAGAAACCTGCTGGAGCCGGCCATTACAGTAACTCATGCAGACGGCAACAATTCGCTCGACTTGAAATATGTGAGCCATGCCACAACTAAGGTTAGTGACGATGTATCGTTATTAACCGTTCAGCTTAAAGACCCTATTTATAACTTCGAAGTAACACTTTATTATAAATCATATTATAAGGAAAATGTAATCGAGCAATGGAGTGTGGTCAGGCACCAGGAAAAAGGTAGTGTGGTACTGCAAAAATTTGCATCAGCTAATCTTAATCTGAAAGCCCACAATTACTGGCTGCGCCAGTATCATGGCGATTGGGCTAAAGAAATGCGCCCGGAAGAAACGCAGCTTACTCACGGCATCAAAACACTCGATTCTAAACTGGGAACCCGTGCCAACCTGTTTATGCCTTCAGTAGTTATGGTTTCGCTGGATAAACCGGCTACTGAGGACGAAGGCCAGGTTCTCTATGGCGCGTTGGAATGGAGTGGCAACTTCAGGACTGATTTTGAAGTAGATCCGAAAGATAACTTAAGGATCATCTCAGGGATTAATAATTATGCATCACCCTATCAGCTTAAACCTAATACAGATTTTACTACACCGGCATTTGTATATACTTTCTCTGATAAAGGCAAAGGAGAAGCCAGCCGCAATATGCAAAGCTGGGCACGCAATTATAAACTACTTGATGGCAAAGGAACAAGGTTAACCTTACTAAACAACTGGGAATCTACCTATTTCGATTTCAACGAACAAAAACTTGCCGGGTTGTTGAAAGATACTAAAAACCTTGGTGTAGATCTGTTTCTACTGGATGATGGCTGGTTTGGTAACCAGTACCCCCGCAATGATGACCATGCCGGATTGGGCGACTGGCAGGAGAACCGCAAAAAACTACCTAACGGGATTGCTTCAATTGCTAAAGAAGCACAAAACGATGGCGTTAAGTTCGGCATCTGGATAGAACCAGAAATGGTAAACCCTAAAAGTACGCTGTACAGCAAACATCCAGATTGGGTGGTGAAACAAGCTAATCGGGATGAATATTATTTCCGTAACCAATTGGTACTGGACCTCAGTAATCCACAGGTACAGGACTTTGTGTATCACGTCGTTGATTCGTTATTTATCAAAGACCCGGCACTGGCTTATATTAAATGGGATTGTAATGCGGTAATCTATAATGCCTATTCATCACACCTAAAACACGATCAATCACAGTTTTATGTAGACTATGTGCGCGGACTTTATAATGTGTTACAGCGCATCAGGGGTAAATATCCGCAAGTCCCCATGATGTTATGTTCTGGTGGCGGTGGTAGGGTAGATTATGGCGCTTTACAATACTTTACAGAATACTGGCCAAGTGATAATACCGATCCGCTGGAACGCATCTTTATCCAATGGGAATACTCTTATTTCTATCCCGCGATTGCTAGCGCCAATCATGTGACCGACTGGGGCAAACAACCATTGAAATACCGGGTTGATGCGGCGATGATGGGTAAAATGGGTTTTGATATTGTGATCGGTAAATTAGGGGCCAATGATCTTAAATTTTGCCAGGATGCAGTGGCAACTTATAACCAGATCAGGCCAATTGTATGGCAGGGAGACCAATATCGTTTATCAGATCCCAGGGAAGAAAGTGTTGCCTCGGTGATGTATGTGAATACAGATAAAACTTCGGCAATAATGTTCAATTACCTGGTCAATAATCGTTATGACGAAGGCAGCAAAGGTCCGATACTGCTGAAAGGCCTTGACCCCTCAAAGAAATATAGCGTAAAAGAGATTAACCTTTATCCCGGCAGCAACTCAAATGTCAAAAGCGGCCAGATATTCTCGGGGGATTTTCTGATGAAGATAGGTTTTAATCCAGAAGTAAACTCAGGCAGCAGCAGTGTAATTATTCAGTTAAACGAGCGCAAATAA
- a CDS encoding glycoside hydrolase family 3 N-terminal domain-containing protein → MKKIFTLITLSLTICSSYAANSIDKDTLVYKNKNAPVAARVEDLLKRMTLKEKVEQLENRAAGKTDEIDRIFKGESFGCTHEMSMNAQDCASMYQQLQTYMLQKTRLGIPLITAVEGIEGILQNNCTIFPHELAQGSTFNPELIKRMTTAAGEEAHVIGIHQILSPVLDIARELRWGRVEETFGEDPYLISQMGTAFINGYQSFNITCTPKHFVAHGSPSGGLNCANVSGGERDMRSLYLYPFKKVIANANPLAVMSCYSSYDGVAVSGSAYYMTDILRGELDFKGYVYSDWGSVERLQTFHHAVNTREEAAIRSLEAGVDLDVDGAYETLEKSAESGRIDMKYIDQAVRRILTVKFQLGLFDNPYGDPNKVAKVVRSEKHIAIAKEVADESAILLKNENNILPLNLSKYKSIAVIGPNADQAVFGDYSWTGRDTKEGTTLLQGLREVTGNRVKLNYAQGCDWWSRDKSGISEAIKAVEASDIAIVAIGTRSTFLGRNPLNSTAGEGFDLSSLELPGVQADLLKAIKATGKPFIVVFISGKPLAMPWVKENANAVLVQWYGGEKQGRTLADILIGAVNPSGKLNVSFPRSTGNSPSYYNHFATDRNEPFDSPGSTEHPKGHYIFDHPDALWDFGYGLSYTTFKYTGCKVIDSVLTAKDTIKLDVNVQNAGNMDGKEVVQLYVHDRVSSVATPVQQLKAFKKELIRKGQTVKIHLEIPVSELGVYNEKMMYVVEPGAFELQVGSAADQINFTKVITIK, encoded by the coding sequence ATGAAAAAGATATTTACCCTAATTACCTTATCACTTACTATTTGCAGCAGTTATGCTGCAAATAGTATTGACAAAGACACTCTGGTTTATAAAAACAAGAATGCGCCTGTTGCGGCACGTGTGGAAGACCTGTTAAAGCGCATGACCCTCAAAGAAAAAGTAGAACAGCTGGAAAATCGCGCTGCCGGAAAAACTGACGAAATAGACCGGATTTTCAAGGGGGAAAGTTTTGGCTGTACACACGAAATGAGTATGAATGCGCAGGATTGTGCCAGTATGTATCAGCAACTTCAAACGTATATGCTGCAAAAAACGCGTTTGGGCATCCCATTAATTACGGCCGTTGAAGGCATCGAAGGCATCCTGCAAAATAATTGTACCATCTTTCCGCACGAGCTGGCACAGGGGAGCACTTTTAACCCCGAATTAATTAAAAGAATGACAACCGCCGCAGGCGAGGAAGCTCATGTAATTGGCATCCACCAGATACTATCGCCGGTGTTGGATATTGCCCGGGAGCTTCGATGGGGCCGGGTAGAGGAAACCTTTGGGGAAGATCCATACCTGATCTCGCAAATGGGTACTGCTTTTATAAATGGGTATCAATCGTTTAATATCACCTGTACGCCAAAGCATTTTGTGGCACATGGCTCGCCGTCGGGCGGATTAAACTGTGCTAATGTAAGCGGCGGAGAGCGCGATATGCGTAGCCTTTATTTGTATCCTTTTAAAAAGGTAATTGCCAATGCTAATCCATTGGCGGTAATGTCTTGCTATAGTTCTTATGATGGGGTTGCGGTTAGTGGTTCAGCTTATTACATGACCGATATTTTACGTGGCGAACTTGACTTTAAAGGCTATGTTTATTCGGATTGGGGATCTGTTGAACGCCTGCAAACATTTCATCATGCAGTAAACACTCGTGAGGAGGCAGCGATTAGATCACTAGAGGCAGGTGTTGACTTAGATGTTGACGGCGCTTACGAAACACTCGAAAAATCGGCAGAAAGCGGGCGCATTGATATGAAATACATAGACCAGGCCGTCCGTCGCATTCTTACGGTTAAATTTCAACTTGGCTTATTTGACAATCCCTATGGTGATCCTAATAAAGTCGCCAAAGTAGTACGGAGCGAAAAACATATCGCCATTGCAAAAGAAGTGGCTGATGAAAGCGCCATATTGCTTAAGAATGAGAACAATATTTTGCCGCTTAATTTATCAAAATATAAATCGATTGCTGTTATTGGCCCTAATGCAGACCAGGCTGTTTTTGGTGATTATTCATGGACCGGTCGTGATACAAAAGAAGGCACTACACTTTTACAGGGACTCAGGGAGGTGACCGGCAATAGAGTTAAGCTAAATTATGCCCAGGGTTGTGATTGGTGGAGCCGGGACAAATCTGGTATTTCTGAAGCAATTAAAGCGGTTGAGGCCAGTGATATAGCCATTGTGGCTATTGGAACGCGCAGTACATTCCTGGGTCGTAACCCGCTAAATTCAACCGCTGGCGAAGGCTTTGACCTGAGTTCGCTCGAATTACCGGGTGTACAAGCGGATTTATTAAAAGCGATAAAGGCAACGGGGAAACCTTTCATTGTTGTATTTATATCAGGCAAGCCACTGGCCATGCCATGGGTAAAAGAAAACGCCAATGCCGTGCTTGTGCAGTGGTACGGAGGCGAAAAGCAAGGCCGCACACTGGCCGATATTTTGATCGGGGCTGTTAACCCATCCGGTAAGCTTAATGTGTCGTTTCCAAGAAGTACGGGTAATTCGCCAAGTTACTATAACCACTTTGCTACTGACAGGAATGAGCCTTTCGATAGTCCTGGTAGTACGGAGCACCCAAAAGGGCATTATATATTTGACCATCCAGACGCGCTTTGGGACTTTGGTTATGGATTAAGTTATACCACTTTTAAATATACCGGTTGCAAGGTTATTGACTCTGTACTAACCGCCAAAGACACCATAAAATTGGATGTTAATGTGCAGAACGCCGGCAATATGGATGGTAAAGAAGTGGTGCAGTTGTATGTTCATGATAGAGTTAGTTCAGTAGCTACCCCTGTGCAGCAATTAAAAGCATTTAAAAAAGAATTGATCAGGAAGGGACAAACAGTAAAGATCCATCTGGAAATACCGGTCTCAGAACTTGGTGTTTATAATGAAAAAATGATGTATGTAGTTGAGCCTGGAGCGTTTGAATTACAGGTTGGCAGCGCAGCAGATCAAATCAATTTTACAAAAGTGATCACCATAAAATAA
- a CDS encoding sigma-70 family RNA polymerase sigma factor: MLLSKKDDIDLWNAVRNDDLSAFNELFARYWDRLYKVAFQRLQDENTSLEIVHDIFLSLWTRRETLVINKVPNFLLTSVRYQLYSRQKAAKLSIAYKADLFDTSEFAEQNAGEMRIQNIELQKQLDEYLHKLPERCQEIFLLSRMHHLSNLEIAERLGVSKKTVENNIAIALKYLRLTFQKTGSLMLLLLLHAIK; this comes from the coding sequence ATGCTATTGTCAAAAAAAGACGATATCGATTTGTGGAATGCCGTACGTAATGATGACCTTTCGGCCTTCAACGAGCTTTTTGCACGTTATTGGGACAGGCTTTATAAGGTTGCTTTTCAGCGCTTGCAGGATGAGAATACAAGCCTTGAAATTGTGCACGACATTTTTTTGAGCTTATGGACACGGCGTGAAACTTTGGTAATTAATAAAGTTCCTAATTTCTTGCTGACTTCTGTCAGATACCAGCTTTACAGCAGGCAAAAGGCTGCGAAACTATCTATTGCTTACAAAGCAGATTTGTTTGACACCAGCGAATTTGCAGAGCAAAACGCCGGTGAGATGCGGATACAAAACATAGAACTGCAAAAACAACTGGACGAATATTTACATAAACTTCCAGAGCGTTGCCAGGAAATTTTCTTGCTTAGCCGCATGCATCACCTTAGCAATTTGGAAATTGCGGAAAGATTGGGCGTTTCTAAAAAAACTGTAGAAAACAACATCGCAATTGCTTTAAAATACCTGCGTTTAACCTTCCAAAAAACAGGCTCACTAATGCTGTTATTACTGTTACACGCAATTAAATAA
- a CDS encoding FecR family protein, with translation MIGKDEFITLYKKYLEGQCTPEEIKQLEAYEDDMSMPDDSWGNDLGDRKKLFNTLQHKLQESIGYEGGAHHTWYAGRWFSVAASVLILLSIGFGLWKVSENRVQQQPVYAMAQPSKKIVPGSDKAYLTMANGSVITLNGAANGTLAVQSGIKVDKVQEGLLKYTTDDNASSEQTAFNLITTPRGGKYQVELADGTRVWLNSATSLKYPASFTGKERRVELSGEAYFEVAKNPSKPFLVTVNGITVRVLGTHFNIMGYNDEKAVKTTLLEGSVKLSYNAHEVLLKPGEQGLLNTSQTGFEVSNVDVDDVVAWKNGFFAFNNEDIQTIMKRISRWYDVDVVFPEQFKRKNFGGTVSCFDDVSQVLKSLELTGSVHFKIEGRRIIVMP, from the coding sequence ATGATCGGAAAAGATGAGTTTATAACTCTTTATAAAAAATATTTAGAAGGACAGTGTACGCCCGAAGAAATTAAACAGTTGGAAGCATACGAGGACGATATGAGTATGCCGGACGACAGTTGGGGAAATGATTTGGGAGACAGGAAAAAACTATTCAATACTTTACAGCACAAATTGCAGGAAAGCATCGGTTATGAAGGAGGCGCCCATCATACTTGGTATGCGGGCAGGTGGTTCAGCGTAGCTGCTTCTGTATTGATTTTACTTTCTATAGGGTTTGGGTTGTGGAAAGTATCAGAAAATAGAGTGCAACAACAACCTGTTTATGCAATGGCTCAGCCAAGCAAAAAAATTGTACCGGGTAGTGACAAGGCTTATCTTACTATGGCTAATGGTTCTGTTATTACATTAAATGGCGCCGCCAACGGTACTTTAGCCGTGCAATCGGGGATAAAGGTTGATAAAGTTCAAGAAGGACTGCTCAAATATACTACTGACGATAACGCATCTTCGGAACAAACCGCATTTAACTTAATTACTACCCCACGCGGCGGTAAGTACCAGGTGGAATTGGCTGATGGTACACGCGTGTGGCTTAATTCGGCCACCTCGTTAAAATATCCTGCCAGCTTTACAGGTAAGGAACGAAGAGTAGAGTTATCTGGCGAAGCTTATTTTGAGGTTGCCAAAAATCCATCCAAGCCTTTTCTGGTAACTGTAAATGGTATCACTGTGCGTGTGTTGGGCACCCACTTTAATATTATGGGTTACAATGACGAAAAAGCGGTTAAAACCACCTTACTTGAAGGCTCTGTAAAGCTAAGTTACAATGCGCATGAGGTGCTGCTGAAACCGGGTGAGCAGGGACTATTAAATACATCGCAAACCGGGTTTGAGGTAAGCAATGTAGACGTTGACGACGTTGTGGCCTGGAAAAATGGATTTTTTGCATTTAACAATGAAGATATTCAAACCATTATGAAACGCATTTCGAGATGGTACGATGTAGATGTGGTTTTCCCGGAACAGTTTAAGCGGAAGAATTTCGGCGGTACGGTATCGTGCTTTGATGATGTTTCACAGGTATTAAAATCGCTCGAACTGACAGGATCTGTGCACTTTAAAATAGAGGGGAGGAGGATTATTGTGATGCCATAA